A genomic window from Deltaproteobacteria bacterium includes:
- a CDS encoding cofactor-independent phosphoglycerate mutase yields the protein MKYIILQGDGMADYPIEELGGKTPLEAARTPNMDWLAQRGVYGLAHVIPDGFPPGSDVGNMSIMGYDPVLYHTGRSPLEAASMGVALGPTDIAFRCNLVTLGGTGDDTVMEDFTAGHISTEEAAAIIRDLGAELGGDGIEFFPGVSYRHLMVWRDGLEKMATTPPHDITDQKTAGYMPTGDGAERLLNLMAASQSILASHPVNQKRRVEGKQQVTTIWLWGQGRAPQLPSLTKRFGIKGGVISAVDIIHGLGVYAGLERIDVPGITGFLDTNFVGKGEYGVASLEKNDFVFIHVEATDEAGHMGDVKAKIQALEDFDEKVVGTVLKGMGERKDFRILLMPDHPTACALKTHVSEPVPFVLYSPAELRDNGAVGYNEKDAAQTGVVAKQAFRLMESLIEGRPTWTET from the coding sequence GTGAAATATATTATTTTGCAAGGCGACGGCATGGCGGACTATCCGATCGAAGAGCTTGGCGGCAAGACTCCGCTGGAAGCGGCGCGCACTCCCAACATGGACTGGCTCGCTCAGCGCGGCGTTTACGGTCTGGCGCATGTGATTCCCGACGGCTTTCCGCCCGGCAGCGATGTCGGCAACATGAGCATCATGGGTTACGACCCGGTGCTTTATCATACCGGCCGTTCGCCCTTGGAAGCGGCGAGCATGGGCGTGGCGCTGGGACCGACGGATATCGCCTTTCGCTGCAATCTCGTCACGCTCGGCGGCACGGGTGACGACACCGTGATGGAAGATTTCACCGCAGGCCATATCAGCACCGAAGAAGCGGCGGCGATCATCCGCGATCTGGGTGCCGAGCTGGGCGGCGACGGCATCGAATTTTTTCCCGGCGTGAGCTACCGCCACTTGATGGTGTGGCGCGACGGTCTGGAAAAAATGGCAACCACGCCGCCGCACGACATCACCGATCAGAAAACCGCCGGCTACATGCCCACGGGCGACGGCGCCGAGCGTTTATTGAATTTGATGGCCGCGTCGCAGTCGATCTTAGCGAGTCATCCGGTAAATCAGAAGCGGCGCGTCGAAGGCAAGCAGCAGGTGACGACCATTTGGCTTTGGGGGCAGGGGAGAGCGCCGCAGCTGCCGTCGTTGACCAAACGCTTCGGCATCAAGGGTGGCGTGATTTCGGCGGTCGATATCATTCACGGCCTCGGTGTTTACGCCGGTCTGGAACGCATTGACGTGCCCGGTATCACCGGCTTTCTCGACACCAATTTTGTCGGCAAGGGCGAATACGGCGTGGCCTCGCTGGAGAAAAATGATTTTGTCTTTATTCACGTCGAAGCCACCGACGAAGCCGGCCATATGGGCGATGTCAAAGCCAAGATTCAAGCCCTGGAAGATTTCGATGAGAAAGTCGTCGGCACGGTTTTGAAGGGCATGGGCGAACGAAAAGACTTTCGCATTCTCTTGATGCCCGATCATCCGACCGCTTGTGCTTTGAAAACTCACGTATCGGAGCCAGTGCCGTTCGTGCTCTATTCGCCGGCCGAGCTGCGCGACAACGGCGCGGTGGGTTACAATGAAAAAGACGCGGCGCAAACCGGTGTCGTCGCCAAACAAGCGTTTCGCCTGATGGAATCGCTGATCGAAGGGAGACCGACATGGACAGAAACCTAG
- the glpX gene encoding class II fructose-bisphosphatase has protein sequence MDRNLALEAVRVTEAAALNCARLTGCGDEKAADQAAVDAMRKAFDALAIDGTVVIGEGERDEAPMLYIGEKVGSGGPKVDIALDPLEGTTICATGGPNALAVLAMADGGNLLHCPDTYMSKIAVGPIGRGVIDLDKSPTQNLNALAEAKRCRVEDLMVIILSRPRHEALIQEVRKAGARIRLIGDGDVSAAIATTKPETGIDLLIGIGGAPEGVLAAAALRCVGGEFQGRLAPRNNEEIERAKKMGVTDIKKKFKIEELAAGDVMFSATGVTDGDYLQGVHFFPGGATTQSVVMRSKTKTIRVVNATHYFDHKPTY, from the coding sequence ATGGACAGAAACCTAGCTCTAGAAGCGGTGCGAGTGACCGAAGCCGCCGCGCTCAATTGCGCGCGCTTGACCGGCTGCGGCGATGAGAAGGCCGCCGACCAAGCGGCCGTGGATGCCATGCGCAAAGCGTTCGATGCCTTGGCCATCGACGGCACGGTGGTGATCGGCGAAGGCGAACGCGACGAAGCGCCGATGCTCTACATCGGCGAGAAAGTCGGCTCAGGCGGACCCAAAGTCGACATCGCTCTCGATCCCTTGGAAGGCACGACCATCTGCGCCACCGGCGGGCCCAATGCTCTGGCGGTACTGGCGATGGCCGACGGCGGCAACTTGCTCCACTGTCCCGACACCTACATGTCGAAAATCGCCGTCGGACCCATCGGCCGCGGCGTCATCGACCTGGACAAATCGCCGACGCAAAATCTTAACGCTTTGGCGGAGGCCAAACGTTGTCGAGTTGAAGATTTAATGGTGATCATCCTCTCCCGGCCGCGCCATGAAGCGCTGATCCAAGAAGTGCGCAAAGCCGGCGCGCGCATTCGTCTGATCGGCGACGGCGATGTTTCCGCGGCTATTGCGACCACCAAGCCGGAAACCGGCATCGATCTACTGATCGGCATCGGCGGCGCACCGGAAGGCGTGTTGGCGGCGGCGGCGTTGCGTTGCGTCGGTGGCGAGTTTCAAGGCCGCTTGGCGCCGCGCAACAACGAAGAAATCGAGCGGGCGAAAAAGATGGGCGTCACCGACATCAAGAAGAAATTTAAAATCGAAGAGCTGGCCGCCGGCGACGTGATGTTCTCCGCCACCGGAGTGACCGACGGCGACTATTTGCAGGGCGTGCATTTCTTTCCCGGCGGCGCCACCACTCAGTCGGTGGTCATGCGCTCGAAGACCAAGACCATTAGAGTCGTCAACGCGACCCACTACTTCGACCATAAGCCGACTTATTGA
- a CDS encoding tRNA-dihydrouridine synthase produces the protein MNFWHTIPKPIIGLSPMDGVTDASFRWIAAKHGGPDITVTEFTNVDAAIHAPHTLIRDFTYSELERPIIAQIYGHTPELFYKAAHVVCELGFDGLDINMGCPAKNVAASGSGAALIRTPELAREIVRETQRGIDDWVAGQTLEQLGLRQKLRETVKTSNQQRSGFVAPIVRRSIPLSVKTRIGYDRIVVEDWIANLLAEKPVAISIHGRTLKQGYKGDADWDAIARAVAIAKPAGTLVLGNGDLRDMGDVYRRVRDSGVDGVLLGRAAEGNPWIFKAKDYLKQCLLTSTPPTPAEPIGMAERFSVVVEHARHFESYVQERSFVSMRKHLIWYCREFRGAAELRTKMVRVNKAAEVIQCLRDYESWRDAQAGDSAPTPWPAPGDATRPASVV, from the coding sequence ATGAACTTTTGGCATACCATTCCCAAACCGATTATCGGCCTGTCGCCCATGGACGGCGTCACCGATGCGTCGTTTCGTTGGATCGCGGCGAAACATGGCGGGCCGGATATCACGGTCACGGAGTTCACCAACGTCGACGCGGCGATTCATGCGCCGCACACTTTGATCCGCGACTTCACTTACTCAGAACTTGAGCGGCCAATTATCGCGCAGATCTACGGCCACACGCCGGAACTGTTTTACAAAGCCGCCCATGTGGTCTGCGAGCTGGGCTTCGACGGCCTGGACATCAACATGGGCTGTCCGGCGAAGAATGTCGCGGCGTCAGGTAGCGGCGCGGCGTTGATTCGAACACCGGAATTGGCCAGGGAGATCGTCCGCGAGACTCAGCGCGGCATCGACGATTGGGTGGCGGGGCAGACTCTTGAGCAGCTGGGCTTACGCCAGAAGCTTCGCGAAACGGTTAAAACGTCTAACCAACAGCGTAGTGGTTTTGTCGCGCCAATCGTGCGCCGGTCGATTCCGCTATCGGTGAAAACCCGCATTGGCTATGACCGCATTGTCGTCGAGGATTGGATCGCCAATCTACTCGCGGAAAAGCCAGTGGCGATTTCGATCCATGGCCGGACGCTCAAACAAGGCTACAAAGGCGACGCCGATTGGGACGCTATCGCACGCGCTGTCGCAATCGCCAAGCCGGCGGGGACGCTGGTCTTGGGTAACGGCGATCTGCGCGACATGGGCGATGTCTATCGACGCGTGCGCGATAGCGGCGTCGACGGCGTTTTGCTCGGCCGCGCCGCCGAGGGCAATCCTTGGATCTTCAAAGCCAAGGACTATTTAAAGCAATGTCTACTGACATCGACGCCGCCAACGCCCGCCGAACCGATCGGCATGGCTGAGCGCTTCAGCGTTGTGGTTGAGCATGCGCGCCATTTTGAAAGCTACGTCCAGGAGCGCAGCTTCGTCAGCATGCGCAAACATCTGATTTGGTACTGCCGAGAGTTTCGCGGCGCGGCGGAATTACGAACTAAGATGGTCCGCGTCAACAAAGCCGCGGAAGTGATTCAATGTTTGCGCGACTACGAGAGCTGGCGCGATGCTCAAGCGGGGGATTCGGCGCCGACGCCATGGCCGGCGCCTGGCGATGCAACGCGTCCCGCTTCGGTCGTTTGA
- the maf gene encoding septum formation protein Maf → MFARLRELARCSSGGFGADAMAGAWRCNASRFGRLMTLILASTSPRRRQILGLLGLPFDIIAPPFEEILSPSLSIADEVRAFARGKAESVARSHPSATVIGSDTMIALDDAKLGKPANLLDARRMLQALTGKSHRIYTAVTMIDRSKVVLDIVEEVSVKMAPFSEKEIDMYLACNESLDKAGAYSIQGRGAALIESISGDYLAAVGLPLKPIADYLASRAIAFPLDVDRLYADKSFLNWQNF, encoded by the coding sequence ATGTTTGCGCGACTACGAGAGCTGGCGCGATGCTCAAGCGGGGGATTCGGCGCCGACGCCATGGCCGGCGCCTGGCGATGCAACGCGTCCCGCTTCGGTCGTTTGATGACGCTGATTCTCGCATCCACTTCGCCGCGCCGGCGCCAAATCCTCGGCTTGCTTGGTTTGCCCTTCGACATCATCGCGCCACCATTCGAGGAAATACTCTCGCCATCTTTGTCCATCGCGGACGAAGTGCGCGCCTTCGCCCGCGGCAAAGCCGAGTCGGTCGCGCGCAGCCATCCGTCGGCGACGGTCATCGGCAGCGACACCATGATCGCCCTCGACGATGCCAAGCTCGGCAAACCCGCCAATCTGCTCGACGCCCGGCGCATGCTCCAAGCACTTACCGGGAAGAGCCATCGCATTTATACCGCGGTGACAATGATCGATCGCTCAAAAGTCGTGCTCGACATCGTCGAAGAAGTTTCGGTCAAGATGGCGCCCTTTAGCGAGAAAGAGATAGACATGTATCTCGCTTGCAACGAGTCCCTCGATAAAGCCGGCGCCTACTCGATCCAGGGCAGGGGCGCGGCCTTAATCGAGTCGATCAGCGGCGACTACCTAGCCGCGGTCGGCCTGCCGCTCAAACCGATCGCCGATTATCTTGCCAGCCGCGCCATTGCCTTTCCGCTCGATGTCGATCGACTTTACGCCGACAAATCCTTTCTCAACTGGCAGAATTTCTAG
- a CDS encoding MEKHLA domain-containing protein: protein MDAPCVDNDYLQDHVMRLLAGLRHWTGRNLVDPMRPVADQARQIYYASFAVLSHDISADPLLNYANQAALTLFELSWEELVITPSRLTAEAIEREQRARLLATVGAQGYIDDYRGVRISKSGRRFEIERATVWNLFDEQGAHYGQAAAFSVWRSL, encoded by the coding sequence ATGGACGCACCCTGCGTAGACAACGATTATCTGCAAGATCACGTCATGCGATTGCTGGCGGGTCTGCGTCATTGGACGGGTCGAAATCTGGTCGACCCGATGCGCCCCGTCGCCGACCAAGCGCGTCAAATCTATTATGCCTCGTTCGCCGTTTTATCCCATGACATTAGCGCCGATCCGTTGCTCAACTACGCCAACCAAGCGGCGCTGACTCTTTTCGAATTGAGCTGGGAGGAACTCGTGATAACGCCATCGCGGCTTACGGCTGAAGCGATCGAGCGCGAGCAACGCGCACGTCTACTCGCCACAGTCGGCGCGCAAGGCTATATCGACGACTATCGCGGCGTGCGCATTTCGAAAAGCGGGCGGCGTTTCGAGATCGAGCGCGCCACGGTTTGGAACCTGTTCGATGAGCAGGGCGCGCACTACGGCCAAGCGGCGGCGTTTAGCGTGTGGCGAAGCTTGTGA
- a CDS encoding p-hydroxycinnamoyl CoA hydratase/lyase, which yields MANDYQTLLVSNEGGITTIKFNRPEKRNAMSPQLHREMFQLLTELRYDPQTKVVVLTGAGDNFCAGQDLKQYGLEMESQPEWVKDDIRDKVRKWRTELLRTMPQPVIARIAGWCLGGALTVTVGCDVAIAAEDAQFGLPEVNFGHFPAGETTPILANYLQSKHGLYYALSGKMMSGREAERIGLISKAVPRAQLDQEVNEYAQCLAEKSPLALKAVKESWHLSTGSSADASFAISNFISQRIVRDNGGRPGLEQFVQKKLRPVSETMKLDKK from the coding sequence ATGGCGAATGACTATCAAACACTCTTGGTGAGCAACGAGGGCGGTATCACCACGATTAAATTCAACCGGCCGGAGAAACGCAATGCCATGAGCCCGCAGCTGCACCGGGAAATGTTCCAGCTGCTGACCGAACTGCGCTATGACCCGCAAACCAAAGTCGTCGTGCTCACCGGCGCGGGAGACAATTTTTGCGCCGGCCAGGATTTGAAGCAATACGGTTTGGAAATGGAATCCCAGCCGGAGTGGGTGAAGGACGATATTCGCGACAAGGTGCGCAAATGGCGCACCGAACTGTTGCGCACCATGCCGCAACCGGTGATCGCGCGCATCGCCGGCTGGTGTCTGGGCGGCGCGCTGACGGTGACCGTTGGCTGCGATGTCGCGATCGCCGCGGAGGACGCCCAGTTTGGATTACCGGAAGTAAACTTCGGCCATTTCCCGGCGGGCGAGACCACGCCGATCTTGGCCAATTATCTCCAATCCAAGCACGGACTCTATTACGCGCTGTCCGGCAAAATGATGTCGGGGCGCGAAGCGGAACGCATCGGTTTGATTTCTAAAGCGGTGCCGCGCGCGCAGCTAGACCAGGAAGTAAATGAATATGCGCAATGCCTGGCGGAAAAAAGTCCGCTGGCGCTCAAGGCGGTCAAAGAATCTTGGCACCTGAGCACGGGCAGCTCAGCCGATGCCAGCTTTGCGATTTCCAATTTCATCTCGCAACGCATCGTCCGCGACAACGGTGGGCGGCCGGGACTGGAACAGTTCGTGCAGAAAAAGCTGCGGCCGGTTTCGGAAACTATGAAGCTGGACAAAAAATAG
- a CDS encoding extracellular solute-binding protein: protein MVGIPARPELRKELEALFKSKFAIDLETLPARGPQNASRIAAESAAGVKYFDVFIGGSGTYESLVESGIAAPLAPLMLLPEVKEAKNWWGGHIWEDNLSGNRFLYSFIADAGTGGFWYNPEQAKAQELRELNDFLNPKWKGRIGFLDPRTPGSGQSIWSFLWDVKGEAYLKKLLQQEMFIGRDQRQLGDPLAKGKLAFALGVSFYTLEGFLTANLPVKEIPALKEGLPSSNGSGVIGVVKDPPHPNAARFFVNWLLSKEGQELYVKVMHQSTRRLDVNTKWLQDHSVRAAKDVMTVEQYHKVRNHLEDKYTKVRIPAAKFAEEVLQ from the coding sequence GTGGTCGGCATTCCGGCCCGCCCGGAGCTGCGCAAAGAATTGGAAGCGCTGTTCAAAAGTAAGTTCGCCATCGACTTGGAAACGCTGCCGGCGCGCGGGCCGCAGAACGCCAGCCGCATCGCTGCCGAATCCGCCGCTGGGGTAAAATATTTTGACGTCTTCATCGGCGGCAGCGGCACTTACGAATCGTTGGTCGAGAGTGGCATCGCCGCGCCGCTGGCGCCGCTGATGCTCTTGCCGGAAGTGAAGGAGGCGAAAAATTGGTGGGGTGGCCATATCTGGGAAGATAATTTGAGCGGCAACCGATTTCTATATTCCTTTATCGCCGATGCCGGCACCGGCGGCTTTTGGTACAACCCGGAACAAGCCAAGGCGCAGGAGTTGCGCGAGTTGAACGATTTTCTCAATCCCAAATGGAAGGGTAGGATCGGCTTTCTCGATCCGCGCACGCCGGGCTCCGGTCAATCGATCTGGTCGTTTCTCTGGGACGTCAAAGGCGAAGCTTATCTAAAAAAACTCTTGCAGCAAGAAATGTTCATCGGCCGCGATCAACGTCAATTGGGCGACCCCCTGGCCAAAGGCAAACTCGCCTTCGCCCTCGGCGTGAGTTTCTACACATTGGAAGGTTTTCTCACTGCCAACTTGCCGGTGAAAGAAATTCCCGCACTCAAAGAGGGATTGCCGTCGAGCAACGGCTCCGGCGTCATCGGCGTAGTCAAAGACCCGCCCCATCCCAACGCCGCGCGCTTTTTCGTCAACTGGTTATTGTCGAAAGAAGGGCAGGAGCTGTACGTCAAGGTCATGCATCAATCGACCCGCCGCTTGGACGTGAACACCAAATGGCTGCAAGACCACAGCGTGCGCGCCGCCAAAGATGTCATGACCGTCGAGCAATACCACAAGGTGAGAAATCATTTGGAAGACAAGTACACCAAAGTGAGAATCCCCGCCGCGAAGTTCGCGGAGGAGGTGCTGCAGTAA
- a CDS encoding isochorismatase family protein — protein MNKTFEEHCWKDLMDDEIREVYKSYNRETYVGRNSALLAIDLYNLVFEGGPTPVAEVVKEHKKSCGLYAHNAIKPIQELIALARAKRLPVIYTTSETRDEVNPAGVYATKHKFRGEKESFKIRDDFKPEPGDIVVYKQRASAFFGTALVANLTRLGVDSLIVCGESTSGCVRASVVDAYSYGYHVVVVEECCFDRSHLSHKVNLFDMHHKYADVMHIEEVKSHFQKNPVRMAV, from the coding sequence ATGAACAAGACATTTGAGGAGCATTGCTGGAAGGATTTGATGGACGACGAGATCCGCGAGGTCTACAAATCTTACAACCGGGAAACCTACGTCGGCCGGAATTCTGCGTTGCTGGCCATCGATCTCTACAACCTCGTGTTCGAAGGCGGGCCGACCCCCGTGGCGGAGGTGGTGAAGGAGCACAAGAAATCGTGTGGCCTCTACGCCCACAACGCGATCAAGCCGATCCAGGAGCTGATCGCCCTGGCGCGGGCAAAGCGCCTGCCCGTGATCTACACCACCAGCGAGACCCGCGACGAAGTGAATCCGGCGGGTGTCTACGCGACCAAGCACAAGTTCCGCGGCGAAAAAGAATCGTTCAAGATCCGCGACGACTTCAAGCCCGAGCCGGGCGATATCGTGGTCTACAAGCAGCGGGCGAGCGCGTTCTTCGGCACCGCTCTGGTTGCAAATCTAACGCGTCTCGGGGTCGACAGCTTGATCGTCTGCGGAGAAAGCACGAGCGGCTGCGTCCGCGCCTCGGTGGTCGACGCCTACTCCTACGGCTATCACGTGGTGGTCGTGGAAGAATGCTGCTTCGATCGAAGCCACTTGTCGCACAAGGTCAACTTGTTCGATATGCATCACAAGTACGCCGATGTGATGCATATCGAGGAAGTGAAAAGCCACTTCCAGAAAAACCCGGTCAGGATGGCTGTCTGA